Proteins encoded together in one Lathyrus oleraceus cultivar Zhongwan6 chromosome 5, CAAS_Psat_ZW6_1.0, whole genome shotgun sequence window:
- the LOC127084516 gene encoding kinesin-like protein KIN-6 isoform X1 — MSTTKKDNSNLKSCPFTVTVRRNPPRRARATPSHGIAPFPNEEILSEQVSHIPSATSEDEILKNPSSSENENPINPTASENENLINPTTSEENENLKVFLRIRPSQPPNQAQRVRAKTAWPKKQTKNVTNNLKKKSSSSCISMNDSQSVTLLVPSDLQDAKRVKSETYGGFSHVFPSDSSQLEVYERMVKPMVDEFMKGKSGMLAALGPSGSGKTHTVFGTPRDPGMVPLVLRHIFKETEASRSYYVAIFEIYTERGKSEKLFDLLPDGSELSMQQSTIKGQKEVLISNAEQAESLIAQAVIKRATAMTNTNCQSSRSQCIINIRDVPKKGKGVVNSKSSNAVLTIIDLAGAEREKRTGNQGTRLVESNFINNTLMVFGLCLRSLLEHQKNPKKQLQKHFQNSMLTRYLRDYLEGKKRMTLLLTAKSGEDDYLDTSHLLRQASPYMQIKYNEVEPSINMVPKKRHHQASSIIDCAKQSPSLAHLKRMKLVGEHAVQNAEKSVEECDTSKKDTSTVSKFDDSSSVPLKSECNSHAESERSQIIMRNFARVLWNVLKESNSKLKAAESEILGLKEIIGYEKEKNLELETQLNAFRAACTCCGGGNGKTNIEDCSLVDLDHRHNLDQEEFNAESSSFEPRLDQSDAEHMPCSTCSELDYEKSDRKLSISLSKSGHHNALEVDAMDKMPCEIFHSESSLEPSNEEHMLGSTCRALEPEKSDGEVPGSLSNSGIHKAFEVNAVRTVPNETFNAESPYKPIIDQLAEEHMLGSTCMKLDSEISDREVSVSSSKPGHDNSLEVDAETFNAESPSKPIIDQLGEEHMLGSTCLKSDSEISDREVSVSSSKPVLDNSLEVDVGIDRLGEEQMLGSNCTKLDSEISDREVSVSSSKPVHDNSLEVDAGIDQLGEEQMLGSNCTELDYEISDREVSVSSSKPVHDNSLEVDTETFQPQTSSEPMTGPGRQLDSEKSNSLVLGVLASSSKPGDHKDSVIEAKSKILSELLDSSLSTKDGILDPSLPKNVLSTETQKDKGVSNSSLKPPPRSKRTLMPSSSMLSRNLSTFDLFDESEKLKENRGTRKLGARDDPKRSNGSISLLHMLHGRKGNIRH, encoded by the exons ATGTCTACGACGAAGAAGGACAACAGCAACTTAAAATCGTGCCCTTTCACCGTCACCGTTCGCCGGAACCCTCCCCGGCGAGCTCGTGCTACTCCTTCCCACGGAATTGCACCGTTTCCCAACGAAGAAATTTTGTCCGAGCAAGTATCACACATTCCATCAGCAACGTCAGAGGACGAGATTCTGAAAAATCCATCATCATCCGAGAATGAGAATCCGATAAACCCAACTGCATCGGAGAACGAGAATCTGATAAATCCAACTACATCGGAGGAGAACGAGAATCTGAAAGTTTTTCTCAGAATCCGTCCATCTCAACCTCCAAATCAAGCTCAGCGCGTGAGAGCCAAAACCGCGTGGCCGAAAAAGCAAACGAAGAATGTAACTAACAATTTGAAGAAGAAAAGCTCCTCTTCGTGCATATCCATGAACGATTCACAGTCAGTGACGTTATTAGTTCCTTCGGATTTGCAAGATGCGAAGAGAGTAAAATCAGAAACATACGGTGGTTTCAGTCACGTTTTTCCTTCCGATTCCTCTCAG TTGGAAGTTTACGAGAGAATGGTGAAACCTATGGTGGATGAGTTTAtgaagggtaaaagtggaatgTTGGCTGCATTAGGTCCCAGTGGGTCTGGGAAGACTCACACGGTTTTCGGAACCCCGAGGGACCCTGGAATGGTGCCTCTTGTCCTACGCCATATTTTCAAGGAGACTGAGGCTTCTAG ATCCTATTACGTAGCTATATTCGAGATATATACTGAACGGGGAAAATCAGAAAAACTGTTTGATTTATTACCAGATGGCAGTGAACTAAGTATGCAGCAATCCACCATAAAAGGCCAGAAAGAG GTTCTCATCTCTAATGCTGAACAGGCAGAATCCTTGATAGCACAAGCTGTGATAAAACGTGCAACTGCAATGACAAATACCAACTGTCAGTCTAG CCGGTCACAGTGCATCATAAACATTCGCGACGTTCCTAAAAAAGGTAAAGGAGTGGTCAATTCTAAGTCAAGCAATGCTGTTTTGACTATCATTGACCTTGCTGGAGCTGAAAGAGAAAAAAGAACAGGAAATCAG GGGACAAGATTGGTTGAAAGCAATTTTATCAACAACACGTTGATGGTGTTTGGCTTATGTTTAAGA TCTTTATTGGAGCACCAAAAAAATCCCAAGAAACAATTGCAGAAGCACTTCCAAAATTCTATG TTAACAAGGTATCTGCGAGATTATTTGGAGGGCAAGAAGCGCATGACCTTG CTTTTAACAGCAAAGTCAGGAGAGGATGATTATCTCGATACGTCTCACCTACTTAGACAAGCTTCTCCTTACATGCAAATCAA GTATAATGAAGTTGAACCATCAATAAATATGGTTCCCAAAAAAAGGCATCACCAAGCTTCTTCCATAATTGATTGTGCAAAGCAATCACCTTCATTAGCACATTTAAAGAGAATGAAACTCGTTGGTGAACATGCTGTGCAG AATGCTGAAAAGAGTGTTGAAGAATGTGACACTTCGAAGAAAG ATACTTCAACAGTGTCTAAATTCGATGATAGCAGTTCTGTCCCTTTAAAGTCAGAATGCAATAGCCATGCCGAGAGTGAAAGAAGTCAGATTATAATGAGGAATTTTGCAAGAGTTCTATGGAATGTATTGAAGGAATCTAATTCCAAATTAAAG GCTGCGGAAAGTGAAATACTCGGTCTCAAGGAAATCATAGGATATGAAAAGGAAAAAAATCTAGAGTTGGAAACGCAGCTGAATGCCTTCAGGGCTGCCTGTACGTGTTGCGGAGGAGGAAATGGAAAAACCAATATTGAAGATTGTTCATTAGTTGATCTTGATCACCGGCATAATTTGGACCAAGAG GAATTTAACGCAGAGTCATCATCATTTGAGCCGAGACTTGATCAGTCAGATGCTGAGCATATGCCTTGTTCTACATGTTCAGAGCTAGATTATGAAAAATCAGACAG GAAACTCTCCATCTCATTGTCAAAGTCAGGGCATCATAATGCTTTGGAGGTTGATGCTATGGACAAAATGCCTTGT GAAATATTTCATTCAGAGTCATCACTTGAGCCGTCTAATGAAGAGCATATGCTTGGTTCTACCTGCAGGGCCTTAGAACCTGAAAAATCAGATGG GGAAGTCCCAGGATCGTTATCAAACTCAGGAATTCATAAGGCTTTTGAAGTTAATGCTGTGAGGACCGTACCTAAT GAAACTTTCAATGCAGAGTCACCATATAAGCCTATAATTGACCAGTTAGCTGAAGAACATATGCTTGGTTCTACCTGTATGAAGTTAGACTCAGAAATATCAGATAG GGAAGTCTCAGTCTCTTCATCAAAGCCTGGGCATGATAATTCTTTGGAGGTTGACGCT GAAACGTTCAATGCAGAGTCACCATCTAAGCCTATAATTGACCAGTTGGGTGAAGAGCATATGCTTGGTTCTACCTGTTTGAAGTCAGACTCAGAAATATCAGACAG GGAAGTCTCAGTCTCTTCATCAAAGCCTGTGCTTGATAATTCTTTGGAGGTTGATGTTGGAATTGACCGGTTGGGTGAAGAGCAGATGCTTGGTTCTAACTGTACGAAATTAGACTCTGAAATATCAGATAG AGAAGTCTCGGTCTCTTCATCAAAGCCTGTGCATGATAATTCTTTGGAGGTTGATGCTGGAATTGACCAGTTGGGTGAAGAGCAGATGCTTGGTTCTAACTGTACGGAATTAGACTATGAAATATCAGATAG GGAAGTCTCAGTCTCTTCATCAAAGCCTGTGCATGATAATTCTTTGGAGGTTGACACT GAAACATTTCAACCACAGACATCATCTGAGCCTATGACTGGTCCTGGCAGACAGTTAGATTCGGAAAAATCAAATAGTTTAGTCTT GGGCGTTTTGGCCTCCTCATCAAAACCAGGGGATCATAAGGATTCGGTAATCGAAGCTAAGAGCAAGATTCTGAGT GAATTGTTAGATTCTTCGCTGTCAACAAAAGACGGCATTTTGGATCCTTCATTGCCCAAAAATGTCTTATCTACTGAAACCCAGAAAGATAAAGGAGTCAGTAATTCCTCCCTCAAGCCGCCTCCTAGGTCGAAAAG GACACTTATGCCTTCCTCATCCATGTTATCAAGAAACTTGAGCACCTTTGATCTTTTTGACGAATCTGAGAAATTAAAG GAGAACAGGGGCACAAGGAAGTTAGGTGCACGCGATGATCCTAAAAGATCAAATGGAAGTATCTCTCTGCTCCACATGCTCCATGGTAGAAAAGGAAATATTCGTCACTAG
- the LOC127084516 gene encoding kinesin-like protein KIN-6 isoform X4 has product MSTTKKDNSNLKSCPFTVTVRRNPPRRARATPSHGIAPFPNEEILSEQVSHIPSATSEDEILKNPSSSENENPINPTASENENLINPTTSEENENLKVFLRIRPSQPPNQAQRVRAKTAWPKKQTKNVTNNLKKKSSSSCISMNDSQSVTLLVPSDLQDAKRVKSETYGGFSHVFPSDSSQLEVYERMVKPMVDEFMKGKSGMLAALGPSGSGKTHTVFGTPRDPGMVPLVLRHIFKETEASRSYYVAIFEIYTERGKSEKLFDLLPDGSELSMQQSTIKGQKEVLISNAEQAESLIAQAVIKRATAMTNTNCQSSRSQCIINIRDVPKKGKGVVNSKSSNAVLTIIDLAGAEREKRTGNQGTRLVESNFINNTLMVFGLCLRSLLEHQKNPKKQLQKHFQNSMLTRYLRDYLEGKKRMTLLLTAKSGEDDYLDTSHLLRQASPYMQIKYNEVEPSINMVPKKRHHQASSIIDCAKQSPSLAHLKRMKLVGEHAVQNAEKSVEECDTSKKDTSTVSKFDDSSSVPLKSECNSHAESERSQIIMRNFARVLWNVLKESNSKLKAAESEILGLKEIIGYEKEKNLELETQLNAFRAACTCCGGGNGKTNIEDCSLVDLDHRHNLDQEEFNAESSSFEPRLDQSDAEHMPCSTCSELDYEKSDRKLSISLSKSGHHNALEVDAMDKMPCEIFHSESSLEPSNEEHMLGSTCRALEPEKSDGEVPGSLSNSGIHKAFEVNAVRTVPNETFNAESPYKPIIDQLAEEHMLGSTCMKLDSEISDREVSVSSSKPGHDNSLEVDAETFNAESPSKPIIDQLGEEHMLGSTCLKSDSEISDREVSVSSSKPVHDNSLEVDTETFQPQTSSEPMTGPGRQLDSEKSNSLVLGVLASSSKPGDHKDSVIEAKSKILSELLDSSLSTKDGILDPSLPKNVLSTETQKDKGVSNSSLKPPPRSKRTLMPSSSMLSRNLSTFDLFDESEKLKENRGTRKLGARDDPKRSNGSISLLHMLHGRKGNIRH; this is encoded by the exons ATGTCTACGACGAAGAAGGACAACAGCAACTTAAAATCGTGCCCTTTCACCGTCACCGTTCGCCGGAACCCTCCCCGGCGAGCTCGTGCTACTCCTTCCCACGGAATTGCACCGTTTCCCAACGAAGAAATTTTGTCCGAGCAAGTATCACACATTCCATCAGCAACGTCAGAGGACGAGATTCTGAAAAATCCATCATCATCCGAGAATGAGAATCCGATAAACCCAACTGCATCGGAGAACGAGAATCTGATAAATCCAACTACATCGGAGGAGAACGAGAATCTGAAAGTTTTTCTCAGAATCCGTCCATCTCAACCTCCAAATCAAGCTCAGCGCGTGAGAGCCAAAACCGCGTGGCCGAAAAAGCAAACGAAGAATGTAACTAACAATTTGAAGAAGAAAAGCTCCTCTTCGTGCATATCCATGAACGATTCACAGTCAGTGACGTTATTAGTTCCTTCGGATTTGCAAGATGCGAAGAGAGTAAAATCAGAAACATACGGTGGTTTCAGTCACGTTTTTCCTTCCGATTCCTCTCAG TTGGAAGTTTACGAGAGAATGGTGAAACCTATGGTGGATGAGTTTAtgaagggtaaaagtggaatgTTGGCTGCATTAGGTCCCAGTGGGTCTGGGAAGACTCACACGGTTTTCGGAACCCCGAGGGACCCTGGAATGGTGCCTCTTGTCCTACGCCATATTTTCAAGGAGACTGAGGCTTCTAG ATCCTATTACGTAGCTATATTCGAGATATATACTGAACGGGGAAAATCAGAAAAACTGTTTGATTTATTACCAGATGGCAGTGAACTAAGTATGCAGCAATCCACCATAAAAGGCCAGAAAGAG GTTCTCATCTCTAATGCTGAACAGGCAGAATCCTTGATAGCACAAGCTGTGATAAAACGTGCAACTGCAATGACAAATACCAACTGTCAGTCTAG CCGGTCACAGTGCATCATAAACATTCGCGACGTTCCTAAAAAAGGTAAAGGAGTGGTCAATTCTAAGTCAAGCAATGCTGTTTTGACTATCATTGACCTTGCTGGAGCTGAAAGAGAAAAAAGAACAGGAAATCAG GGGACAAGATTGGTTGAAAGCAATTTTATCAACAACACGTTGATGGTGTTTGGCTTATGTTTAAGA TCTTTATTGGAGCACCAAAAAAATCCCAAGAAACAATTGCAGAAGCACTTCCAAAATTCTATG TTAACAAGGTATCTGCGAGATTATTTGGAGGGCAAGAAGCGCATGACCTTG CTTTTAACAGCAAAGTCAGGAGAGGATGATTATCTCGATACGTCTCACCTACTTAGACAAGCTTCTCCTTACATGCAAATCAA GTATAATGAAGTTGAACCATCAATAAATATGGTTCCCAAAAAAAGGCATCACCAAGCTTCTTCCATAATTGATTGTGCAAAGCAATCACCTTCATTAGCACATTTAAAGAGAATGAAACTCGTTGGTGAACATGCTGTGCAG AATGCTGAAAAGAGTGTTGAAGAATGTGACACTTCGAAGAAAG ATACTTCAACAGTGTCTAAATTCGATGATAGCAGTTCTGTCCCTTTAAAGTCAGAATGCAATAGCCATGCCGAGAGTGAAAGAAGTCAGATTATAATGAGGAATTTTGCAAGAGTTCTATGGAATGTATTGAAGGAATCTAATTCCAAATTAAAG GCTGCGGAAAGTGAAATACTCGGTCTCAAGGAAATCATAGGATATGAAAAGGAAAAAAATCTAGAGTTGGAAACGCAGCTGAATGCCTTCAGGGCTGCCTGTACGTGTTGCGGAGGAGGAAATGGAAAAACCAATATTGAAGATTGTTCATTAGTTGATCTTGATCACCGGCATAATTTGGACCAAGAG GAATTTAACGCAGAGTCATCATCATTTGAGCCGAGACTTGATCAGTCAGATGCTGAGCATATGCCTTGTTCTACATGTTCAGAGCTAGATTATGAAAAATCAGACAG GAAACTCTCCATCTCATTGTCAAAGTCAGGGCATCATAATGCTTTGGAGGTTGATGCTATGGACAAAATGCCTTGT GAAATATTTCATTCAGAGTCATCACTTGAGCCGTCTAATGAAGAGCATATGCTTGGTTCTACCTGCAGGGCCTTAGAACCTGAAAAATCAGATGG GGAAGTCCCAGGATCGTTATCAAACTCAGGAATTCATAAGGCTTTTGAAGTTAATGCTGTGAGGACCGTACCTAAT GAAACTTTCAATGCAGAGTCACCATATAAGCCTATAATTGACCAGTTAGCTGAAGAACATATGCTTGGTTCTACCTGTATGAAGTTAGACTCAGAAATATCAGATAG GGAAGTCTCAGTCTCTTCATCAAAGCCTGGGCATGATAATTCTTTGGAGGTTGACGCT GAAACGTTCAATGCAGAGTCACCATCTAAGCCTATAATTGACCAGTTGGGTGAAGAGCATATGCTTGGTTCTACCTGTTTGAAGTCAGACTCAGAAATATCAGACAG GGAAGTCTCAGTCTCTTCATCAAAGCCTGTGCATGATAATTCTTTGGAGGTTGACACT GAAACATTTCAACCACAGACATCATCTGAGCCTATGACTGGTCCTGGCAGACAGTTAGATTCGGAAAAATCAAATAGTTTAGTCTT GGGCGTTTTGGCCTCCTCATCAAAACCAGGGGATCATAAGGATTCGGTAATCGAAGCTAAGAGCAAGATTCTGAGT GAATTGTTAGATTCTTCGCTGTCAACAAAAGACGGCATTTTGGATCCTTCATTGCCCAAAAATGTCTTATCTACTGAAACCCAGAAAGATAAAGGAGTCAGTAATTCCTCCCTCAAGCCGCCTCCTAGGTCGAAAAG GACACTTATGCCTTCCTCATCCATGTTATCAAGAAACTTGAGCACCTTTGATCTTTTTGACGAATCTGAGAAATTAAAG GAGAACAGGGGCACAAGGAAGTTAGGTGCACGCGATGATCCTAAAAGATCAAATGGAAGTATCTCTCTGCTCCACATGCTCCATGGTAGAAAAGGAAATATTCGTCACTAG
- the LOC127084516 gene encoding kinesin-like protein KIN-6 isoform X3, with the protein MSTTKKDNSNLKSCPFTVTVRRNPPRRARATPSHGIAPFPNEEILSEQVSHIPSATSEDEILKNPSSSENENPINPTASENENLINPTTSEENENLKVFLRIRPSQPPNQAQRVRAKTAWPKKQTKNVTNNLKKKSSSSCISMNDSQSVTLLVPSDLQDAKRVKSETYGGFSHVFPSDSSQLEVYERMVKPMVDEFMKGKSGMLAALGPSGSGKTHTVFGTPRDPGMVPLVLRHIFKETEASRSYYVAIFEIYTERGKSEKLFDLLPDGSELSMQQSTIKGQKEVLISNAEQAESLIAQAVIKRATAMTNTNCQSSRSQCIINIRDVPKKGKGVVNSKSSNAVLTIIDLAGAEREKRTGNQGTRLVESNFINNTLMVFGLCLRSLLEHQKNPKKQLQKHFQNSMLTRYLRDYLEGKKRMTLLLTAKSGEDDYLDTSHLLRQASPYMQIKYNEVEPSINMVPKKRHHQASSIIDCAKQSPSLAHLKRMKLVGEHAVQNAEKSVEECDTSKKDTSTVSKFDDSSSVPLKSECNSHAESERSQIIMRNFARVLWNVLKESNSKLKAAESEILGLKEIIGYEKEKNLELETQLNAFRAACTCCGGGNGKTNIEDCSLVDLDHRHNLDQEEFNAESSSFEPRLDQSDAEHMPCSTCSELDYEKSDRKLSISLSKSGHHNALEVDAMDKMPCEIFHSESSLEPSNEEHMLGSTCRALEPEKSDGEVPGSLSNSGIHKAFEVNAVRTVPNETFNAESPYKPIIDQLAEEHMLGSTCMKLDSEISDREVSVSSSKPVLDNSLEVDVGIDRLGEEQMLGSNCTKLDSEISDREVSVSSSKPVHDNSLEVDAGIDQLGEEQMLGSNCTELDYEISDREVSVSSSKPVHDNSLEVDTETFQPQTSSEPMTGPGRQLDSEKSNSLVLGVLASSSKPGDHKDSVIEAKSKILSELLDSSLSTKDGILDPSLPKNVLSTETQKDKGVSNSSLKPPPRSKRTLMPSSSMLSRNLSTFDLFDESEKLKENRGTRKLGARDDPKRSNGSISLLHMLHGRKGNIRH; encoded by the exons ATGTCTACGACGAAGAAGGACAACAGCAACTTAAAATCGTGCCCTTTCACCGTCACCGTTCGCCGGAACCCTCCCCGGCGAGCTCGTGCTACTCCTTCCCACGGAATTGCACCGTTTCCCAACGAAGAAATTTTGTCCGAGCAAGTATCACACATTCCATCAGCAACGTCAGAGGACGAGATTCTGAAAAATCCATCATCATCCGAGAATGAGAATCCGATAAACCCAACTGCATCGGAGAACGAGAATCTGATAAATCCAACTACATCGGAGGAGAACGAGAATCTGAAAGTTTTTCTCAGAATCCGTCCATCTCAACCTCCAAATCAAGCTCAGCGCGTGAGAGCCAAAACCGCGTGGCCGAAAAAGCAAACGAAGAATGTAACTAACAATTTGAAGAAGAAAAGCTCCTCTTCGTGCATATCCATGAACGATTCACAGTCAGTGACGTTATTAGTTCCTTCGGATTTGCAAGATGCGAAGAGAGTAAAATCAGAAACATACGGTGGTTTCAGTCACGTTTTTCCTTCCGATTCCTCTCAG TTGGAAGTTTACGAGAGAATGGTGAAACCTATGGTGGATGAGTTTAtgaagggtaaaagtggaatgTTGGCTGCATTAGGTCCCAGTGGGTCTGGGAAGACTCACACGGTTTTCGGAACCCCGAGGGACCCTGGAATGGTGCCTCTTGTCCTACGCCATATTTTCAAGGAGACTGAGGCTTCTAG ATCCTATTACGTAGCTATATTCGAGATATATACTGAACGGGGAAAATCAGAAAAACTGTTTGATTTATTACCAGATGGCAGTGAACTAAGTATGCAGCAATCCACCATAAAAGGCCAGAAAGAG GTTCTCATCTCTAATGCTGAACAGGCAGAATCCTTGATAGCACAAGCTGTGATAAAACGTGCAACTGCAATGACAAATACCAACTGTCAGTCTAG CCGGTCACAGTGCATCATAAACATTCGCGACGTTCCTAAAAAAGGTAAAGGAGTGGTCAATTCTAAGTCAAGCAATGCTGTTTTGACTATCATTGACCTTGCTGGAGCTGAAAGAGAAAAAAGAACAGGAAATCAG GGGACAAGATTGGTTGAAAGCAATTTTATCAACAACACGTTGATGGTGTTTGGCTTATGTTTAAGA TCTTTATTGGAGCACCAAAAAAATCCCAAGAAACAATTGCAGAAGCACTTCCAAAATTCTATG TTAACAAGGTATCTGCGAGATTATTTGGAGGGCAAGAAGCGCATGACCTTG CTTTTAACAGCAAAGTCAGGAGAGGATGATTATCTCGATACGTCTCACCTACTTAGACAAGCTTCTCCTTACATGCAAATCAA GTATAATGAAGTTGAACCATCAATAAATATGGTTCCCAAAAAAAGGCATCACCAAGCTTCTTCCATAATTGATTGTGCAAAGCAATCACCTTCATTAGCACATTTAAAGAGAATGAAACTCGTTGGTGAACATGCTGTGCAG AATGCTGAAAAGAGTGTTGAAGAATGTGACACTTCGAAGAAAG ATACTTCAACAGTGTCTAAATTCGATGATAGCAGTTCTGTCCCTTTAAAGTCAGAATGCAATAGCCATGCCGAGAGTGAAAGAAGTCAGATTATAATGAGGAATTTTGCAAGAGTTCTATGGAATGTATTGAAGGAATCTAATTCCAAATTAAAG GCTGCGGAAAGTGAAATACTCGGTCTCAAGGAAATCATAGGATATGAAAAGGAAAAAAATCTAGAGTTGGAAACGCAGCTGAATGCCTTCAGGGCTGCCTGTACGTGTTGCGGAGGAGGAAATGGAAAAACCAATATTGAAGATTGTTCATTAGTTGATCTTGATCACCGGCATAATTTGGACCAAGAG GAATTTAACGCAGAGTCATCATCATTTGAGCCGAGACTTGATCAGTCAGATGCTGAGCATATGCCTTGTTCTACATGTTCAGAGCTAGATTATGAAAAATCAGACAG GAAACTCTCCATCTCATTGTCAAAGTCAGGGCATCATAATGCTTTGGAGGTTGATGCTATGGACAAAATGCCTTGT GAAATATTTCATTCAGAGTCATCACTTGAGCCGTCTAATGAAGAGCATATGCTTGGTTCTACCTGCAGGGCCTTAGAACCTGAAAAATCAGATGG GGAAGTCCCAGGATCGTTATCAAACTCAGGAATTCATAAGGCTTTTGAAGTTAATGCTGTGAGGACCGTACCTAAT GAAACTTTCAATGCAGAGTCACCATATAAGCCTATAATTGACCAGTTAGCTGAAGAACATATGCTTGGTTCTACCTGTATGAAGTTAGACTCAGAAATATCAGATAG GGAAGTCTCAGTCTCTTCATCAAAGCCTGTGCTTGATAATTCTTTGGAGGTTGATGTTGGAATTGACCGGTTGGGTGAAGAGCAGATGCTTGGTTCTAACTGTACGAAATTAGACTCTGAAATATCAGATAG AGAAGTCTCGGTCTCTTCATCAAAGCCTGTGCATGATAATTCTTTGGAGGTTGATGCTGGAATTGACCAGTTGGGTGAAGAGCAGATGCTTGGTTCTAACTGTACGGAATTAGACTATGAAATATCAGATAG GGAAGTCTCAGTCTCTTCATCAAAGCCTGTGCATGATAATTCTTTGGAGGTTGACACT GAAACATTTCAACCACAGACATCATCTGAGCCTATGACTGGTCCTGGCAGACAGTTAGATTCGGAAAAATCAAATAGTTTAGTCTT GGGCGTTTTGGCCTCCTCATCAAAACCAGGGGATCATAAGGATTCGGTAATCGAAGCTAAGAGCAAGATTCTGAGT GAATTGTTAGATTCTTCGCTGTCAACAAAAGACGGCATTTTGGATCCTTCATTGCCCAAAAATGTCTTATCTACTGAAACCCAGAAAGATAAAGGAGTCAGTAATTCCTCCCTCAAGCCGCCTCCTAGGTCGAAAAG GACACTTATGCCTTCCTCATCCATGTTATCAAGAAACTTGAGCACCTTTGATCTTTTTGACGAATCTGAGAAATTAAAG GAGAACAGGGGCACAAGGAAGTTAGGTGCACGCGATGATCCTAAAAGATCAAATGGAAGTATCTCTCTGCTCCACATGCTCCATGGTAGAAAAGGAAATATTCGTCACTAG